A genomic segment from Parolsenella catena encodes:
- the htpG gene encoding molecular chaperone HtpG, translating to MRKFKTESKKLLDLMINSIYTNKEIFLRELISNASDAEDKLYLKSLTDSSIKLDEDSLSIRVTPDKDARTLTISDNGTGMTADELEANLGTIAHSGSEEFKTANAEHQGDDVDIIGQFGVGFYSAFMVASKVRVVTRAAGEDVAHVWESDGLEGYTIEDGERDHCGTDVILTLKEDVEGTDGAEGERYSRYLEEWELKNLIKQYSNYVRHPIQMMVTKSRQKPKPEDAPEDYKPEYEDYTELETINSMTPIWKKRGDVEQKDYDEFYKSAFHDWEDPARTITFHAEGALEYDALLFIPGKAPFDLYSKDYEKGLALYSSNVLIMDKCADLLPDYYNFVRGVVDSPDVTLNISRETLQQNRQLHAIANRIEKKVTSELQAMRDQDRDAYEKFFENFGRGLKFGIYSSYGMKASELADLLLFWSAREKKMVTLAEYAKAMPAGQKAVYYAAGDSRDRLEKMPVVRAALDHGCDVLLCTADVDEFTFQAMRTYEAKGLPKTYEDDAAREAAEKAVADGAEPEVEDRSLELKNVAAGDVDFATEDEKKAAEETAKANEDLFDAMKEALGDKVTKVTVSARLTDAPAAITSEGPLSLEMEKVLAAGPDAGEAPKAQRVLELNAKHPVFDKLKAAQESGDKEKLSLYAGLLYDQALLVEGMLPDDPVAFASHVCELM from the coding sequence ATGCGCAAGTTCAAGACGGAGAGCAAGAAGCTCCTCGACCTCATGATCAACTCGATCTACACCAACAAGGAGATATTCCTGCGCGAGCTCATCTCCAACGCGTCGGACGCCGAGGACAAGCTCTACCTCAAGAGCCTCACGGATTCCAGCATCAAGCTCGACGAGGACAGCCTGTCCATCCGCGTCACGCCCGACAAGGACGCCCGCACGCTCACCATCTCGGACAACGGCACCGGTATGACGGCCGACGAGCTCGAGGCCAACCTCGGCACGATCGCCCACTCCGGCTCCGAGGAGTTCAAGACCGCCAACGCCGAGCACCAGGGTGACGACGTGGACATCATCGGCCAGTTCGGCGTGGGCTTCTACTCCGCGTTCATGGTCGCGAGCAAGGTTCGCGTCGTGACGCGCGCGGCCGGCGAGGACGTCGCCCACGTCTGGGAGAGTGACGGCCTGGAGGGCTACACCATCGAGGACGGCGAGCGTGACCACTGCGGCACCGACGTCATCCTCACGCTCAAGGAGGACGTCGAGGGCACCGACGGCGCCGAGGGCGAGCGCTACAGCCGCTACCTCGAGGAGTGGGAGCTCAAGAACCTCATAAAGCAGTACAGCAACTACGTGCGCCATCCCATCCAGATGATGGTGACCAAGAGCCGCCAGAAGCCCAAGCCCGAGGACGCGCCGGAGGACTACAAGCCGGAGTACGAGGACTACACCGAGCTCGAGACCATCAACTCCATGACGCCCATCTGGAAGAAGCGCGGCGACGTGGAGCAGAAGGACTACGACGAGTTCTATAAGTCCGCGTTCCACGACTGGGAGGATCCGGCCCGCACGATCACGTTCCACGCCGAGGGCGCACTCGAGTACGACGCGCTGCTCTTCATCCCCGGCAAGGCGCCGTTCGACCTGTACAGCAAGGACTATGAGAAGGGCCTGGCGCTCTACAGCTCCAACGTCCTGATCATGGACAAGTGCGCGGACCTGCTGCCCGACTACTACAACTTCGTCCGCGGCGTCGTGGACTCGCCGGACGTCACGCTCAACATCTCGCGTGAGACGCTGCAGCAGAACCGCCAGCTGCACGCCATCGCCAACCGCATCGAGAAGAAGGTCACGAGCGAGCTTCAGGCCATGCGCGACCAGGACCGTGACGCCTACGAGAAGTTCTTCGAGAACTTCGGCCGCGGCCTCAAGTTCGGCATCTACTCCAGCTACGGCATGAAGGCCTCCGAGCTCGCCGACCTGCTGCTGTTCTGGAGCGCCCGCGAGAAGAAGATGGTGACGCTCGCCGAGTACGCCAAGGCCATGCCCGCCGGCCAGAAGGCCGTCTACTACGCCGCCGGCGACTCGCGTGACCGCCTCGAGAAGATGCCCGTCGTGCGCGCCGCGCTCGACCACGGCTGTGACGTGCTGCTCTGCACGGCCGATGTGGACGAGTTCACGTTCCAGGCCATGCGCACCTACGAGGCCAAGGGCCTGCCCAAGACCTACGAGGACGACGCCGCCCGCGAGGCGGCCGAGAAGGCCGTGGCCGACGGCGCCGAGCCCGAGGTCGAGGATCGCTCGCTCGAGCTGAAGAACGTCGCCGCCGGTGACGTGGACTTTGCCACCGAGGACGAGAAGAAGGCCGCCGAGGAGACGGCGAAGGCCAACGAGGACCTCTTCGACGCCATGAAGGAGGCCCTGGGCGACAAGGTTACGAAGGTCACGGTCTCCGCGCGCCTCACCGACGCCCCGGCCGCCATCACCTCCGAGGGTCCGCTGTCGCTCGAGATGGAGAAGGTGCTCGCCGCCGGCCCGGACGCCGGCGAGGCGCCCAAGGCCCAGCGCGTGCTCGAGCTGAACGCCAAGCACCCCGTCTTCGACAAGCTCAAGGCCGCCCAGGAGTCGGGCGACAAGGAAAAGCTCTCCCTGTACGCCGGCCTGCTCTATGACCAGGCCCTGCTCGTCGAGGGCATGCTGCCGGATGACCCGGTGGCCTTCGCCAGCCACGTCTGCGAGCTCATGTAG
- a CDS encoding ABC transporter ATP-binding protein, protein MSSQQKRPQAKAGTAVRLIKTLFSFYPVLLPAVVVCLLVAAMSSSFGSVFLQGALQIVTEFGESGNWAAAQPEVFRLVATLAAVYLVGVCASLFWNRAMAIITQGSLEKLREKLFNHMQDLPISYFDTHQRGDVMSHYTNDIDAIRQMISQSLPNLFQTCVVLVTVFVIMLYFSVWMCLVIVAGVAFMVFMTKVLGGNSARFFVAQQRELGVVEGQVEEIMNGQKVVKAFCHEQAAERDFDAFNEHLFEVSQKANMYGNILMPVLMNIGNLIYVVVALVGGLLLALGTPNVSLSGMALSIAVVVPFLNMTKQFCGQIGQISMQINAVVMGLAGADRIFALIDEAPEADEGYVTLVNLGVENGELVETEKRTGLWGWKHPHHDGTMTYTPLRGDVRMEHVDFGYTPNHQVLYDVSVYAKPGQKVAFVGATGAGKTTITNLINRFYDIADGKIRYDGINVNKICKADLRRSLGVVLQDVNLFTGTVMDNIRYGKLDATDDECIAAAKLAGADDFITRLPDGYATMLTGNGAQLSQGQRQLISIARAAVADPPAMILDEATSSIDTRTEAIVQKGMDALMQGRTTFVIAHRLSTVRNSDVIICLDHGHVIERGNHDELIAKKGYYYQLYTGAFELE, encoded by the coding sequence ATGAGTAGCCAGCAGAAGAGGCCTCAGGCCAAGGCCGGCACCGCCGTCCGCCTCATCAAGACGCTGTTCTCGTTCTACCCCGTGCTTCTGCCCGCCGTCGTCGTGTGCCTGCTCGTGGCCGCCATGTCAAGCTCGTTTGGCTCGGTGTTCCTCCAGGGCGCGCTGCAGATCGTGACCGAGTTCGGCGAGTCCGGCAACTGGGCCGCCGCCCAGCCCGAGGTGTTCCGCCTCGTGGCGACGCTCGCGGCCGTCTACCTCGTGGGCGTGTGCGCCTCGCTGTTCTGGAACCGCGCCATGGCCATCATCACGCAGGGCTCGCTCGAGAAGCTGCGCGAGAAGCTCTTCAACCACATGCAGGACCTGCCCATCTCCTACTTCGACACGCACCAGCGCGGCGACGTGATGAGCCACTACACCAACGACATCGACGCCATCCGCCAGATGATCTCCCAGTCGCTGCCCAACCTGTTCCAGACCTGCGTCGTGCTCGTCACGGTGTTCGTCATCATGCTGTACTTCTCCGTGTGGATGTGCCTGGTCATCGTGGCCGGCGTGGCGTTCATGGTCTTCATGACCAAGGTGCTCGGCGGCAACTCCGCGCGCTTCTTCGTGGCGCAGCAGAGGGAGCTCGGTGTGGTCGAGGGCCAGGTCGAGGAGATCATGAACGGCCAGAAGGTCGTGAAGGCCTTCTGCCACGAGCAGGCCGCCGAGCGCGACTTCGACGCGTTCAACGAGCACCTCTTCGAGGTCTCCCAGAAGGCCAACATGTACGGCAACATCCTCATGCCCGTGCTCATGAACATCGGCAACCTCATCTACGTCGTCGTGGCGCTCGTGGGCGGACTCCTGCTCGCCCTCGGCACGCCAAACGTGTCGCTGTCCGGCATGGCGCTGTCCATCGCCGTGGTGGTGCCGTTCCTCAACATGACCAAGCAGTTCTGCGGCCAGATCGGCCAGATCTCCATGCAGATTAACGCCGTGGTCATGGGCCTTGCCGGCGCAGACCGCATCTTTGCGCTCATCGACGAGGCCCCCGAGGCCGACGAGGGCTACGTCACGCTCGTGAACCTTGGCGTGGAGAACGGCGAGCTCGTTGAGACCGAGAAGCGCACGGGCCTGTGGGGCTGGAAGCACCCGCACCACGACGGCACCATGACCTACACCCCGCTGCGCGGCGACGTGCGCATGGAGCACGTGGACTTTGGCTACACGCCCAACCATCAGGTGCTCTATGACGTCTCCGTCTACGCCAAGCCCGGCCAGAAGGTAGCCTTCGTGGGCGCCACGGGTGCCGGCAAGACCACGATCACCAACCTCATCAACCGCTTCTATGACATCGCCGACGGCAAGATCCGCTACGACGGCATCAACGTGAACAAGATCTGCAAGGCAGACCTGCGTCGCAGTCTCGGCGTGGTGCTGCAGGACGTCAACCTGTTCACCGGCACCGTCATGGACAACATCCGTTACGGCAAGCTCGACGCCACCGACGACGAGTGCATCGCCGCAGCCAAGCTCGCCGGCGCCGACGACTTCATTACCCGCTTGCCGGACGGCTACGCCACGATGCTCACGGGCAACGGCGCGCAGCTCTCCCAGGGCCAGCGCCAGCTCATCTCCATCGCCCGCGCCGCGGTGGCCGACCCGCCCGCGATGATCCTCGACGAGGCCACCTCGAGCATCGACACGCGCACCGAGGCCATCGTCCAGAAGGGCATGGACGCGCTCATGCAGGGCCGCACGACGTTCGTCATCGCGCACAGGCTCTCGACGGTGCGCAACTCCGACGTCATCATCTGCCTCGACCACGGACATGTGATCGAGCGCGGAAACCACGACGAGCTCATCGCCAAGAAGGGCTACTACTACCAGCTCTACACCGGCGCCTTCGAGCTGGAGTAG
- a CDS encoding acyl-[acyl-carrier-protein] thioesterase, translating into MYSFTSRVRYSEIGQDGRLTIPALVDYLQDCTTFGSEELGLGPAHTAKTGLAWLLSAWEIEISELPRFGEKICVSTWATGFAGLRASRNFTVRREGDEAGAAPLVRADSSWFMFDANKGRPVRTPKEESTPYLEDARDDAPLDLPPIPRMVRVEGEGVAACPITVTGAHLDTNHHVNNAQYVSLALGVLDEGEVRLPCTLDVHYSQAAKLGDVIYPHIHRDEQAEDGRAATVVTLDDEAGKHYALVRIR; encoded by the coding sequence ATGTATTCGTTCACGAGCCGCGTGAGGTACAGCGAGATCGGACAGGACGGCAGGCTGACCATCCCCGCCCTTGTCGACTACCTGCAGGACTGCACCACGTTTGGCAGCGAGGAGCTGGGGCTCGGGCCCGCGCACACGGCCAAGACCGGCCTTGCCTGGCTGCTGAGCGCTTGGGAGATTGAGATCTCAGAGCTGCCGCGCTTTGGCGAGAAGATCTGCGTGAGCACGTGGGCCACGGGATTTGCGGGCCTGCGCGCGAGCCGCAACTTCACCGTGCGTCGCGAGGGCGACGAGGCTGGCGCGGCGCCGCTCGTGCGCGCCGACTCCAGCTGGTTCATGTTCGACGCCAACAAGGGCCGTCCCGTGCGCACGCCGAAGGAGGAGAGCACGCCCTACCTGGAGGACGCCCGCGATGACGCGCCGCTCGACCTGCCGCCCATCCCGCGCATGGTCCGCGTTGAGGGAGAGGGCGTGGCGGCCTGCCCCATCACCGTGACGGGCGCGCACCTGGACACGAACCACCACGTCAACAACGCCCAGTACGTGAGTCTGGCCCTTGGCGTGCTCGATGAGGGCGAGGTGCGGCTGCCCTGCACGCTCGACGTCCACTACAGCCAGGCCGCCAAGCTTGGTGATGTCATCTACCCGCACATTCACCGCGACGAGCAGGCCGAGGACGGCAGAGCCGCCACCGTGGTGACGCTCGACGACGAGGCCGGCAAGCACTACGCGCTCGTGCGCATCCGCTAA
- a CDS encoding phasin family protein, producing the protein MADIANGIAEAARTAFLAGVGAVAFGAEKTTEFVDTLVKKGELTVDQGKDLNRELTQKAKDTVNEAQDAVLRARLATMSPAEREAFADRARQIASDMNAKASEDAGATVDVEVEVEAEDGDAEAAE; encoded by the coding sequence ATGGCAGACATCGCTAACGGCATCGCGGAGGCCGCCCGCACCGCGTTTCTCGCGGGCGTGGGCGCCGTCGCCTTTGGTGCCGAGAAGACCACCGAGTTCGTGGACACGCTCGTCAAGAAGGGCGAGCTCACGGTCGATCAGGGCAAGGACCTCAACCGCGAGCTCACGCAGAAGGCCAAGGACACCGTGAACGAGGCGCAGGACGCGGTGCTGCGCGCCCGCCTCGCCACCATGTCGCCCGCCGAGCGCGAAGCCTTCGCGGACCGCGCGCGCCAGATCGCGAGCGACATGAACGCCAAGGCGAGCGAGGACGCTGGAGCCACCGTTGACGTCGAGGTCGAGGTCGAGGCCGAGGACGGCGACGCCGAGGCCGCGGAGTAG
- a CDS encoding ABC1 kinase family protein, translating to MAARADNTERQATPGTKPGVALHADPSSPEAQDAMWEAALAGVEGELDEDDSVTIGLLRGARRNDASRYGVSAKRRHARILQIFGIVRKYDVFGGITPVKFRRMLEELGPTFVKAGQILSMRSEILPERFCSELTKLRSDVDPMPYETVIAVLEQEYGGQFGELFDAIGEHPLGSASVAQVHRARLATGEDVAVKVQRPHVQEVMAQDIDIMRSLVRHLTPFFKGEQFLDLTSVVEELWDTFREETDFLVEARNLEEFRRNNEDCKFVTCPKPYLRLCTKHVVVMDYVDGITISSPARLTEEGYNLTEIGTKLVDNYASQLLDDGFFHADPHPGNIEVFGGQIVFLDLGITGRLSPSLRRIMRDMIFSVAERDTPRLKSALLRLSSTSPDEVDHAELLADLDEVVDEFGTVSLSELDLGSFLGNIIALARRNGIELPGQITSMARGLVTLEGVLDEFLPGVNMIDIISQHIRAHTDAAEKLRHDASELAIRGKAATKGLLGAAAQAELAMSMLTRGQLKLNMDFVGSEDPIDDLSHIADRLTLGVLCVGFLIAASAIVMSSRVPADAFCVLGVPAFAFVCYVLAFALAFAVLHDIWARHRRKHGK from the coding sequence TTGGCGGCGAGAGCAGACAACACCGAGCGGCAGGCCACCCCTGGTACCAAGCCGGGGGTGGCCCTCCATGCCGACCCCTCGAGCCCCGAGGCGCAAGACGCCATGTGGGAGGCGGCGCTCGCCGGCGTGGAGGGCGAGCTCGACGAGGACGACTCGGTGACGATCGGCCTTCTGCGCGGGGCACGCCGCAACGACGCGAGCCGCTACGGCGTCTCGGCCAAGCGCCGGCACGCGCGCATCCTGCAGATCTTTGGCATCGTGCGCAAGTACGACGTCTTCGGCGGCATCACGCCGGTGAAGTTTCGCCGCATGCTCGAGGAGCTTGGCCCCACGTTCGTGAAGGCGGGCCAGATCCTGTCCATGCGCTCGGAGATTCTGCCCGAGCGCTTCTGCTCCGAGCTCACGAAGCTGCGCAGCGACGTGGACCCCATGCCCTACGAGACCGTCATCGCCGTGCTCGAGCAGGAGTATGGCGGGCAGTTCGGCGAGCTGTTTGACGCCATCGGCGAGCATCCGCTGGGGTCTGCCTCCGTGGCGCAGGTGCATCGCGCGCGTCTCGCCACCGGCGAGGACGTGGCCGTGAAGGTGCAGCGCCCGCACGTCCAGGAGGTCATGGCCCAAGACATCGACATCATGCGCTCGCTCGTGCGCCACCTCACGCCCTTCTTCAAGGGCGAGCAGTTCCTTGACCTCACGAGCGTCGTCGAGGAGCTGTGGGACACCTTCCGCGAGGAGACGGACTTTCTCGTGGAGGCGCGCAACCTCGAGGAGTTCCGCCGCAACAACGAGGACTGCAAGTTCGTGACGTGCCCCAAGCCCTACCTGCGGCTGTGCACGAAGCACGTCGTGGTCATGGACTACGTGGACGGCATCACGATCTCCAGCCCGGCCCGTCTTACGGAGGAGGGCTACAACCTCACCGAGATAGGCACCAAGCTCGTGGACAACTACGCCAGCCAGCTGCTCGACGACGGCTTCTTCCACGCGGACCCGCATCCCGGCAACATCGAGGTGTTCGGCGGGCAGATCGTGTTCCTGGACCTGGGGATCACGGGCAGGCTGAGCCCGTCGCTTCGCCGCATCATGCGCGACATGATCTTCTCGGTGGCAGAGCGCGACACCCCGCGGCTCAAGAGCGCGCTTCTGCGCCTCTCGTCCACAAGCCCAGACGAGGTGGACCACGCCGAGCTGCTCGCAGACCTCGACGAGGTCGTCGACGAGTTTGGCACCGTGAGCCTCTCAGAGCTGGACCTCGGGAGCTTTCTGGGCAACATCATCGCGCTCGCGCGCCGCAACGGCATCGAGCTGCCCGGCCAGATCACGAGCATGGCCCGCGGCCTCGTGACGCTCGAGGGCGTGCTCGACGAGTTTCTGCCCGGCGTCAACATGATCGACATCATCTCCCAGCACATCCGCGCCCACACGGACGCCGCCGAGAAGCTCAGGCACGACGCGAGCGAGCTCGCCATCCGCGGCAAGGCCGCGACGAAGGGCCTGCTTGGCGCCGCCGCCCAGGCCGAGCTCGCCATGAGCATGCTCACGCGCGGCCAGCTCAAGCTCAACATGGACTTCGTGGGCTCCGAGGATCCCATCGACGACCTCTCCCACATCGCAGACCGCCTCACGCTCGGCGTGCTGTGCGTGGGGTTCCTCATCGCGGCGAGCGCCATCGTCATGAGCAGCCGCGTGCCCGCCGACGCCTTCTGCGTGCTCGGCGTGCCGGCGTTCGCGTTCGTGTGCTACGTGCTCGCGTTTGCCCTGGCGTTTGCCGTGTTGCACGACATCTGGGCCCGGCACCGCCGCAAGCACGGGAAATAG
- a CDS encoding GntR family transcriptional regulator gives MSGIGRAPSLSSQAREGLMRMIGEMDLSRGTKLPREEELARILGVSRTTVRQALNDLAADGIVLRRQGRGTFVNAASRGIRARFSPSTELTDAIRDSGYEPEVRLLSARVASADAAARARRSLKLDGDEPIIEVTKLFCASGRTCAACRDWLALSSTGCETAEAAVAALEACDESLFRFVREEGGHSVEWDKAEIDVATPDEVAALSDAIDAAEVGDRPYLLVRSLAYDGDDEPVVVAEEYVDTSVVTFDLIRRKEIFY, from the coding sequence ATGTCTGGCATTGGCAGGGCCCCGTCGCTCTCGTCACAGGCGCGCGAGGGCCTCATGCGCATGATCGGCGAGATGGACCTCTCGCGCGGCACCAAGCTGCCACGCGAGGAGGAGCTCGCGCGCATCCTCGGCGTGAGCCGCACGACGGTTCGCCAGGCGCTCAACGACCTTGCGGCGGACGGCATCGTGCTTCGCCGCCAGGGGAGGGGGACGTTCGTCAACGCGGCGTCGCGCGGCATACGGGCGCGGTTCTCGCCCAGCACCGAGCTCACGGACGCCATCCGCGACTCCGGCTACGAGCCCGAGGTGCGCCTGCTTTCCGCGCGCGTGGCGAGTGCAGACGCGGCGGCCCGTGCGCGTCGCTCGCTTAAGCTGGACGGTGACGAGCCCATCATCGAGGTCACGAAGCTCTTCTGCGCAAGCGGGCGCACGTGCGCCGCCTGTCGTGACTGGCTCGCGCTCTCCTCGACGGGTTGCGAGACGGCCGAGGCGGCCGTGGCCGCGCTCGAGGCCTGCGACGAGTCGCTGTTCCGCTTCGTGCGCGAGGAAGGCGGCCACAGCGTCGAGTGGGACAAGGCCGAGATAGACGTGGCGACGCCTGACGAGGTTGCGGCCCTCTCGGACGCAATCGACGCCGCCGAGGTTGGCGACCGCCCCTATCTGCTCGTGCGCTCCCTCGCCTATGACGGCGACGACGAGCCCGTGGTCGTGGCCGAGGAGTACGTGGACACGAGCGTCGTGACGTTCGACCTCATTCGCCGCAAGGAGATCTTCTACTAG
- a CDS encoding nucleoside deaminase, which produces MAESNEYYLRRCIQVSRESREHGNTPFGALLTDKDGNILMEQENIEITQRDATGHAETALVRRASHEYGRAFLKDCTLYTTAEPCAMCSGAIYWAGIGRVVYGMTERRLLQLTGSNEQNPTFDLPCRDVFARGQKDIKVEGPFPEVEEEAAEVHKGYWD; this is translated from the coding sequence ATGGCCGAGTCCAACGAGTACTACCTGCGTCGCTGCATCCAGGTCTCCCGCGAGTCGCGCGAGCACGGCAACACGCCCTTCGGCGCCCTGCTCACGGACAAGGACGGCAACATCCTCATGGAGCAGGAGAACATCGAGATCACGCAGCGAGATGCCACCGGCCATGCCGAGACGGCGCTCGTGCGCCGCGCCAGCCACGAGTACGGCCGCGCCTTCCTCAAGGACTGCACGCTCTACACCACGGCCGAGCCGTGCGCCATGTGCTCGGGCGCCATCTACTGGGCCGGCATCGGCCGCGTGGTCTACGGCATGACGGAGCGCCGCCTGCTGCAGCTCACCGGCTCCAACGAGCAGAACCCCACGTTCGACCTGCCGTGCCGCGACGTCTTTGCCCGCGGCCAGAAGGACATCAAGGTCGAGGGCCCGTTCCCCGAGGTTGAGGAAGAGGCCGCGGAGGTCCACAAGGGCTACTGGGACTAG
- a CDS encoding molybdenum cofactor synthesis domain-containing protein → MGHHHEQSGALGGAAGVQAYAAAVITVSDRCSAGRRDDATGPAVAELLAREGFEVCSTAIVADDVNAIGAAIKDAAAADVALCVTAGGTGLSPRDVTPEATEAVCERMVPGLGELMRASSAAITSHAWVSRATAGTLGRTLVVNVPGSPKGATENLEAVLGPVRHGLKMLRADAPQDCAAERRGCELSQAAASLSRKPCVLFDFDGTLADTKPHIVATATEVLRGFGLTDDEIGDAGRLVGPPFPAAFSLVYGLSEEDAAEVTRRYRAIYGNLGPEAFPLFDGIRELLCDLREAGRRLAITSSKNERLVRKTLAETGIDALFDAVVAAHDPKHVGKEHLVASSLEALGCQAADAVMVGDRFYDIEGARANGVASLGVYLGNTAKPGELEHAGATACVSSVADMRRALLG, encoded by the coding sequence ATGGGACACCATCACGAGCAGAGCGGCGCGCTCGGCGGCGCGGCCGGCGTGCAGGCATACGCGGCGGCCGTCATCACGGTGAGCGACCGCTGCTCGGCCGGCCGGCGCGATGACGCCACGGGCCCGGCCGTGGCCGAGCTTCTCGCGCGCGAGGGGTTCGAGGTCTGCTCGACCGCGATCGTGGCAGACGACGTCAATGCGATTGGCGCGGCCATCAAAGACGCTGCCGCCGCCGACGTGGCTCTGTGCGTCACGGCCGGCGGCACGGGTCTCTCGCCGCGCGACGTCACGCCCGAGGCCACCGAGGCCGTCTGCGAGCGCATGGTCCCCGGCCTCGGCGAGCTCATGCGCGCCTCCTCGGCCGCCATCACCTCTCACGCGTGGGTCTCTCGCGCCACGGCCGGCACGCTGGGGCGCACGCTCGTGGTGAACGTGCCGGGAAGCCCCAAGGGCGCCACGGAGAACCTCGAGGCGGTCCTTGGCCCCGTGCGCCACGGCCTCAAGATGCTTCGCGCCGATGCCCCGCAGGACTGCGCAGCCGAGCGTCGCGGGTGCGAGCTCTCGCAGGCCGCGGCGTCCCTCTCGCGCAAGCCCTGCGTGCTGTTCGACTTCGACGGAACGCTCGCCGACACCAAGCCCCACATCGTGGCCACGGCCACCGAGGTCCTGCGCGGCTTTGGCCTCACGGACGATGAGATCGGCGACGCGGGCCGGCTCGTGGGGCCGCCCTTCCCGGCGGCCTTCTCGCTCGTCTACGGCCTGTCCGAGGAGGACGCCGCCGAGGTCACGCGCCGCTACCGCGCCATCTACGGGAACCTGGGCCCGGAGGCCTTCCCGCTGTTCGACGGCATCCGCGAGCTGCTCTGCGACCTGCGCGAGGCCGGCAGGAGGCTCGCGATCACCTCGTCCAAGAACGAGCGGCTCGTGCGCAAGACCCTGGCCGAGACGGGCATCGACGCTCTGTTCGACGCCGTCGTGGCCGCCCATGACCCCAAGCACGTGGGCAAGGAGCACCTTGTGGCCTCCTCGCTTGAGGCGCTTGGCTGCCAGGCGGCCGACGCCGTCATGGTGGGGGACCGCTTCTACGACATCGAGGGCGCGCGCGCCAACGGCGTGGCGAGCCTGGGCGTCTACCTGGGCAACACGGCCAAGCCCGGCGAGCTCGAGCATGCCGGCGCCACCGCCTGCGTGAGCTCCGTGGCCGACATGCGCCGCGCGCTGCTCGGCTGA